The following proteins come from a genomic window of Pleuronectes platessa chromosome 2, fPlePla1.1, whole genome shotgun sequence:
- the LOC128455242 gene encoding hydroxyacyl-thioester dehydratase type 2, mitochondrial, whose protein sequence is MSFIWRGVFNKSQLCLSTIAAAPPPCRLLHIGQRASLTKAFSTQDVELFAVLTGDSNPLHLDPAYAKTTSFEAPIVHGVLINGLISAVLGTRMPGPGCVFLHQEIRFPAPLYIGEEVLAEAEVVKIKMSFALIAVTCSVQDKVVMQGDVMVMMPEDQQKKG, encoded by the coding sequence ATGAGTTTCATATGGAGGGGCGTCTTCAACAAGTCCCAGCTGTGTCTCTCGACCAtcgcagcagctcctccaccctGTAGGCTGCTCCACATAGGCCAGCGCGCCTCCCTCACCAAAGCCTTCTCCACCCAGGATGTGGAGCTGTTCGCCGTACTGACGGGTGACAGCAACCCCCTCCACCTTGACCCGGCCTACGCCAAGACCACCTCCTTCGAGGCGCCCATCGTGCACGGCGTCCTCATCAATGGCCTGATCTCGGCTGTGCTCGGCACCAGAATGCCCGGCCCGGGCTGCGTCTTCCTGCACCAGGAGATCCGCTTCCCAGCGCCTCTGTATATTGGCGAGGAGGTGCTGGCCGAAGCCGAGGTCGTCAAGATCAAGATGTCGTTCGCCTTGATTGCGGTGACATGCTCGGTACAGGACAAGGTGGTGATGCAGGGGgatgtgatggtgatgatgccAGAGGATCAGCAGAAGAAGGGTtga
- the lmcd1 gene encoding LIM and cysteine-rich domains protein 1, with translation MDVSAAMAQMSMKQTAGGAGGAGGAGGAGGAGGAGGAGGAGGAAAVCLVCKESCSGFQPHSWRKACMACGCSTVDHAPGGDLEDDQRMGRLLADSPCSHLTAKVKGGGGLRTYKRNRMIVTNPVVSRKDPTFSTTTYDWAPAGFNQKLAMTYMELIPESLRPVSGTDGALQRRRQLLSQLPAYDQDPMKCQSLASEEEISSMLLFVQKYKQEVLGVGEVAIPGEGGALREAANQRTAKEAKDKKDGLEHQDHGSTSSSASSATGSINGTDNTKTDHRCSGCHSEVAPESPAVYAERAGYDGALWHPSCFVCSECGQGLVDLVYFWSNQKLLCGRHYCQSVWPRCSGCDELIFCQTLHKAKDGRTWHLHHCCCWKCGQDLETPCQH, from the exons ATGTCTATGAAGCAGActgcaggaggtgcaggaggagcaggaggtgcaggaggagcaggaggagcaggaggagcaggaggtgcaggaggagcaggaggagcagcagcagtgtgtctcGTATGTAAAGAGAGCTGCTCTGGATTTCAGCCACATTCTTGGAG GAAGGCCTGTATGGCCTGCGGCTGCAGCACGGTCGACCACGCCCCCGGAGGTGACCTTGAGGATGACCAGCGAATGGGACGCCTGCTCGCAGACTCACCCTGCTCCCACTTGACAGCGAAGGTCAAGGGAGGTGGTGGCCTTCGCACGTACAAGAGGAACCGTATGATCGTGACAAATCCGGTGGTGTCACGCAAAGACCCGACCTTCAGCACCACGACATACGACTGGGCGCCGGCCGGCTTCAACCAGAAACTG gccATGACGTACATGGAGCTAATCCCGGAGAGTCTACGTCCGGTCTCGGGGACTGATGGAGCGTTGCAGCGACGCCGGCAGCTCCTCAGCCAGCTCCCCGCCTACGACCAGGACCCCATGAAGTGTCAGAGCCTGGCCAGTGAGGAGGAG ATTTCCTCCATGCTGCTGTTTGTGCAGAAatacaaacaggaagtgctcgGAGTCGGAGAGGTGGCCATACCTGGCGAGGGCGGAGCTCTGAGGGAAGCAGCCAACCAGAGGACAGCGAAGGAAGCGAAGGATAAGAAAGACGGTCTGGAGCACCAGGACCACGGCTCGACCAGTAGCAGCGCTTCCTCTGCCACTGGTTCCATCAACGGCACCGATAACACCAAGACTGATCAT CGGTGCTCTGGCTGCCACAGCGAGGTTGCCCCGGAGAGTCCAGCTGTTTATGCTGAGCGTGCGGGTTACGATGGCGCCCTGTGGCATCCCAGCTGCTTCGTGTGTTCAGAGTGTGGCCAGGGATTGGTGGACCTCGTCTACTTCTGGTCCAATCAGAAGCTGCTCTGCGGACGGCACTACTGTCAGTCGGTTTGGCCGCGATGCTCCGGATGTGACGAG TTGATCTTCTGCCAGACTCTCCATAAAGCAAAAGATGGACGGACATGGCAtcttcatcactgctgctgctggaagtgTGGACAAGACCTGGAAACCCCGTGTCAGCACTGA
- the rpp14 gene encoding ribonuclease P protein subunit p14: MSGVIKKDESGVYQRVVLKNAAPYHYVNVCLVLEDESTKLSAVEFKQFITSGLKSLYGEVGAALAFDVLKYNEDKRTALLRVNSRGLVKLWSSLTLLGSYQNQACAFRVLQVSPYLLALTGNSRELQLD, translated from the exons ATGAGCGGCGTCATCAAGAAGGACGAATCCGGTGTTTACCAACGGGTGGTGTTAAAGAACGCCGCGCCATACCACTACGTGAATGTCTGCCT TGTCCTGGAAGATGAGTCTACCAAACTGAGTGCTGTTGAATTTAAGCAGTTTATCACCTCAGGCCTGAAGAGCCTGTACGGAGAG GTGGGAGCCGCTTTAGCTTTTGACGTGTTGAAGTACAATGAAGACAAACGCACGGCTCTGCTACGTGTTAACAGCAG gggTTTGGTGAAGCTGTGGAGCTCCCTGACTCTGCTGGGATCCTACCAGAACCAGGCCTGTGCCTTCAGAGTGCTGCAG GTGTCTCCGTATCTTCTGGCGCTGACAGGAAACAGccgagagctgcagctggactgA
- the LOC128461750 gene encoding monoacylglycerol lipase abhd6-A produces the protein MELNVAKMIIPAGGIMLLPFLTLITFLFWPGAMLKAYNWFIRRRLGLVVSYSYSGSYRFCYSSRGTPGGATPSLLMLHGFSGNKDMWLPFLKFFPKNLHIVCVDMPGHGGTSRTSVEDYSSQGQVARIHQFVQSIGLDKRPFHLLGISMGGQVAGVYAACYPAHLSSVTLMCPSGLDSPKDSEFITHLKEREANQKEDGIALIPTTIQEVKNLLRICIHAPVNLHRQVLKGFLDNRIPDNSFFKEVLTEICGETSRYSLQENMHRITAPLQVIWGKEDRLLDVSGAGVLQAAQPGCRVELLDDCGHTLMLERPRKSAKLVMDFLHEANGEDSKKRS, from the exons ATGGAGTTGAATGTTGCTAAGATGATCATTCCAGCAGGAGGTATAAtgctcctccccttcctcactTTAATAACCTTCCTCTTCTGGCCAGGAGCGATGCTGAAGGCCTACAactg GTTTATACGTCGCAGACTGGGGCTGGTGGTCAGCTACTCTTACAGTGGAAGTTACCGCTTCTGTTATTCCAGCCGCGGTACGCCAGGGGGCGCCACACCATCTCTGCTGATGCTGCATGGCTTCTCCGGCAACAAGGACATGTGGCTGCCCTTCCTGAAG TTCTTCCCAAAAAATTTGCATATAGTGTGTGTGGACATGCCGGGACACGGGGGGACGAGTCGCACCAGCGTGGAGGACTACAGCAGCCAGGGCCAGGTCGCCCGAATCCACCAG TTTGTGCAGAGTATCGGTCTGGATAAAAGACCCTTCCACCTGCTCGGCATTTCGATGGGGGGACAAGTTGCTGGTGTGTACGCTGCCTGTTACCCCGCCCACCTGTCCAGTGTCACCTTGATGTGCCCGTCAG GTCTGGATTCTCCAAAGGACTCTGAGTTCATCACTCATCTGAAGGAGCGGGAGGCGAATCAGAAGGAGGACGGCATCGCTCTGATCCCCACCACCATTCAGGAGGTGAAGAACCTGCTGCGAATCTGCATCCACGCCCCAGTCAACCTCCACCGACAG gTCCTCAAAGGTTTCCTGGACAACAGAATCCCTGACAATAGTTTCTTCAAAGAAG TGTTGACGGAGATCTGTGGGGAGACGTCTCGTTACTCACTGCAGGAGAACATGCATCGGATCACAGCGCCCCTGCAGGTCATATGGGGGAAGGAAGACCGG TTGCTGGATGTGTCGGGGGCGGGGGTGCTGCAGGCGGCACAGCCGGGCTGTCgggtggagctgctggacgaCTGTGGTCACACTCTGATGCTGGAGCGGCCCAGGAAGTCTGCCAAGCTGGTCATGGACTTCCTGCATGAAGCCAACGGAGAAGACTCTAAAAAACGATCCTGA